DNA from Aegilops tauschii subsp. strangulata cultivar AL8/78 unplaced genomic scaffold, Aet v6.0 ptg001322l_obj, whole genome shotgun sequence:
AGCCGGAGGAGCGGGAGCGGGAGCCAGACAAGGAGGACTCCGGCTCCATGCGCCTCGGCGTCCACGAGCTGCCACACCGGAGGGAGAAGGTGGGGGCCGACGGGTACTCCAGCCGCGGCGTGTTGCCGCCCTCGATGTATTCGAGGACGGCCTCCAACGTGTGGCCTGGCACGCCCACCATCGGCGGCACCCTTCCGAGTTTTGGAGGCCGCGGGGTTCGATGCCGTTGGTGGCCTCGAGTTGCTCGGCGTGACGCCGCCTGAAGTACGGCTCCCACAGCGTGCTGTCAGAGGTGAACCTCGGCCCGTCCCTCGCCGACTGCGGCAGTGAGGCGTGGATGCGGGCGATCTCCACCCACGGGTCCGCCCCAGAGGGAGGCGGCGGCACTGGACCCTGCCGGCGCTCCTCCACGACACCCGCATGTCCGGCGGGGCCGGGTAGCCGGCCTCGTAGAGGAGGCGGGCCTCGTCCTCGCGCAGGGGTAGCGCTCGGCAATGGGGAAAAAGGAGGGACGCCAAGGAGAGAGGAGAGACGGGAGCGTCGGTGGTAGAGAGAGTGCAAGTGTGCGTCTCACCGGTGTGGGAGAGGTGGCTTTTATAGCCGCGGGCGGGCGGCGAGCGTGTGTCCGCCGTGTGTATGCGTGGCGGGAGAGGGCCGGACACGCATCGCCATGCCTTCGCTGCGGCacccgtgaggcatcaatggaaGGCTGACCAGCGCGCCAGCCtccccgcgggaaaccgaggcgatgaggacgatGCGGGCGCGGggtcgctgactcggcgggcccgcCGTTCTTTCGCCCCAAAACCGATTGCCCCGGCGCCCCCGGGCGCCCCCAGCGCgctgggttcggcctgggtcTGCCGACGCCAAATTCGGCCCTAACTGGCGAAAAATGGGCTTTTGGGGGGGGCGCGGCTGCGCTTTCAGCGCCAACGATAAGAAAGGGCCTTGGGGGGCTTGCTGGGGGCGCCGCTGGAAATGCTCAGTATTTCGATACATCCCAAGCACACGACCCCATCAACAACAACACCCCTCCCCCCGGCTCTATTCCGTACGATGGTCATCCTTAAATCAATCTATATAATTCCTTACGGGGGCACAAGACAGGCATGACCGCATGAGCTTATTACTTTGTTTTCCAATCCCCACAAGCACAACAATAGGATAGCGGGTGCAGCAAAATCACTGAACTTTTTTTGGGCCATGCCTGCGCATTTGGTAATATTTGGGAAGGGGTATGGGAGTTTAGAGTAGGGAGTTGTATTAAGATTAAACATGGGATGAGACGTCTTATTCTTAATCCTCTGTTTGGCACACAATACAAATTATGTGTGAGATTTAAAGAGAAACAGTATTCCCTTATTTGTTTCATGGGAATTGATGAGTAACTAGACATGGGAAGTTAACGTAATTTATGATGAAGGGCTAAGATTGACTCACTAAAACAATTCCTTTCCAACTCCCACCCCCTCCCGTGTTAATAAAATGGTGGGAGTTGAAGCCTAAAGTCCCATGCCTATTCCCTTCTGAATTTCCAATCCCTCGATTCAAACAGTAGATTTGAAGTCTCGTACCCTTTCAATTTCCATTCCCTAAATGTAATTACCTCCAACCAAACACGCTGAAGATTCAGCCGGGTGGTCGCGGATATGGTTTGATCGCAGACTCGCCTGACTGACTAGACTGTTCGCATCGTTCCGGGCGGGGTCGCCGCCATTGAAGTACGCAGCCACAGACGACTCCCGCACGCCTACTGGACCGCCACTACCGGCCTCGCTCCCGTCGTTCAGATCCGAGCCAGCGGGGACAACCCCATCGATGAAGATTGGCAACCTGCCACAATGGGTCAGAGAAATCAGCGAGGCGGCGCCGAAGCTAACAAATCAAACACTACAAAACGCCGCCGGCACAGCCACACAGCAAGGGCCGGCACGGCCAGCCCGCAGCGCAAATACCATATAGgattggggaggggaggggcgagAGGAAGGGGCAAGGGGATGGGGTGCACACCGCCGCTCACCTGCACACCGGATCCATGGGTAATCGCCACCGGCGCTGCTAAGCATCGCCGTCCTCTCGATCTCCTTCTCCAGCCGCCGCCCTCCTCTCTGTTTTCTGCACTCGGAAACGCAAAAGCAGCCCGCTGTTGCGTGTTGTGGCCGAAAAATTTCTGGACCGTGGTACATGTATAAAGCGTTATTTTTTTTTTGAGTAACGTATAAAGCGTACCTGTACCAGCGGTCCATGCGCACAGCCCCCTCCCTCCCCATTATCTCATCTTGGCTACCTTTACATACGGCTACTGCATTGCAAAACCAGAAGCTCATACTATAATGATGATGATTAGTTAACTAAAATCTGAAACTCTCTGGCCATTTTCTCTAGCTGATAGCAAGAATAATGAACAGCAAGCACTATACCCGATTAGTGTAGCGAATGCCTAATCAAGGTCCATCTGAATATAATTTAATTGTGTTTGATTTGGGCATGCATATAAGTTTGATATCCTGTTGCGGACAGTTGTTTCTCATTTGTTGTTGACCTGATCTAGATCCCTGAACTCTTGTGCTTTGAACCTGAACCTGAAGATTTTATAGCTGTTCAAAGCACTATAAGAAACCTGTTAATACATGACAGTTCATGTCCGTCACAGACCAGGCGAAAACTGTCATGCGTGGCCATGCATGACAGATTTGAATTCCGTCATGTATATCGCGTCATAATTTGACATCAAGTCGTCCATGACGGTTCTCGGCCGTCAAGGATTAGCCCGAGGCCCGCGCAGCCCAAACCAGGCCCTAACCTTCGTGACGGACGATGCCACGTAGGATTTCTGAATCATAAATTGGAATGACGTGGCTGCCTACATGGAAATTATTTTCGTCACGAAAATCATCATGGATTTAGGCACAATTTCAATTTAGTCCCATTATCTCTTTCTTTCCACCCAAGTTTCACCAACACATTTTTTAGCATAACTTGTTACACAGATCATAATGGCAACTTTCACCAAAGACAAGCATTTCCAAAATCGCGTACATACATATATCAATTAATATGCGTCCGCCCGCAGGTATCTACAACATTTGCAATTCACAATATTCTCCATGAAATAATAATTTACAACATATACAAAATATATCACACAACAAGATTAGGAAATAGTAGAATCCAGGTTACATAGACATAACATACAAACTATTAAGGTTTTTATTATAGGTCTTGCCGTCAGCCCTCCAAATGGCAATTATCACGTCATGACAGATTGTGATGGGCTGCACCGAGTAGCCCGCTACCCAATCATACCAAACATATTTACAAAACAACAGATATTGGTCGATACGGATAGATAACAAGAGAACTGCAAGAAAGTGAAAAATGGATTACATGCTGTCAAAAAATCGTAAATCTTATAGTGCCTACAAATGAGGATAACATAGTATCTACAACATATATGTTTCATTTATATCCAAATTAATTAAAACAGCCAAGTTACAGGTAAAAAATGAAGTGTTATGTACTTGTGCATACCATCCAAACAAGAAACAATTTATTTTTTTGCGCACTAGGCATGGGATTGATAGAAGAAGAGTACAAGCATGGGATTACAACGCTTACAAGGCCATGTGCGCACTAGGCATGGTGTACAAGCGAAGGAGCACAACAGATGGGGGTATGCTCAGCCCCGCGACCGAAAACTAGAGACTAAGCACCGGGGATAATGTTTTGCATTCCGGTGGCGCCCGCCTTGGTCCATAGTCGCGCCTCGTCCTTGATGGTGTCGGAGGTGAGGTTGATCGATGGTGTCGCTCCGTCAAAAATGCAAGCGTTGTGGTGCTTCCAAATCCACCAAGCTGAGAGGATGATGAGGGAGGATAGACCCTTGCGCATGGAAGCGGGCGCGAGGTCGAGAGAGGATTGCCACCATAACTGGAATGGTGTGCTGGGGTCAGGGAGGTTGATGGGCACACACGCCCAGCCGAGGA
Protein-coding regions in this window:
- the LOC141038822 gene encoding uncharacterized protein isoform X3 codes for the protein MDPVCRLPIFIDGVVPAGSDLNDGSEAGSGGPVGVRESSVAAYFNGGDPARNDANSLVSQASLRSNHIRDHPAESSACLVGELAWLRAPCASRMGALEKMIRGFAERDGEEVIKLELGNTFNSLTKAYHCYNLYSWEHRLILTPSQNIWKEPAQS
- the LOC141038822 gene encoding uncharacterized protein isoform X1; the protein is MLSSAGGDYPWIRCAGERRLPIFIDGVVPAGSDLNDGSEAGSGGPVGVRESSVAAYFNGGDPARNDANSLVSQASLRSNHIRDHPAESSACLVGELAWLRAPCASRMGALEKMIRGFAERDGEEVIKLELGNTFNSLTKAYHCYNLYSWEHRLILTPSQNIWKEPAQS
- the LOC141038822 gene encoding uncharacterized protein isoform X2 — its product is MDPVCRLPIFIDGVVPAGSDLNDGSEAGSGGPVGVRESSVAAYFNGGDPARNDANSLVSQASLRSNHIRDHPAESSACLVGELAWLRAPCASRMGALEKMIRGFAERDGEEVIKLELGNTFNSLTKAYHCYNLYSWEHRLILTPSQNVRSFFIIFVI